The nucleotide window CTGGAACAGGGCGAAGGAAACACAGGAGGCCACGGCGGGGGGCTGGTTTCACACCGGGGACATGGGACGGCGCGATGAGGACGGTTTCGTCTATATCATCGGGCGTAAACAGGAACTGATCATCAGCTCGGGAGAAAATATCTACCCGGCGGAGGTGGAGCGCGTTGTCCAGGCTCTTCCCCAAGTCAGGGAGGCCGCCGCGGTGGGTATGCCGGACCCGGAGAAACGGGGCGAGGTTGTGGCCGTGTTTGTCACCCTCCGGGAGGGGCAAACCATCGGAGAGGAGGACCTGATCAACGCCCTCCGGGGCAGGATCGCGGATTTCAAGATTCCGAAACGCGTCTTTTTTCTGGATGACTTTCCCCGGAATGCCCCCGGCAAGATTCTCAAGAGAGATCTGAAAAAATTCTTCGAAACCGGGGGGCCGGAACGATGAGATCCCTGCCCTTCAAGGAAGAACACCGGATCTTCCGGGACAGTTTCCGGAGGTTTCTCCAAAGGGAAGTGGTTCCTCACATCGAGGCATGGGAAGAAGCCGGCATCGTTCCCCGTGACCTCTGGGAAAAAATGGGCCGAATGGGATTCCTCTGCACGGCCGTTCCGGAGAGGTACGGTGGAGCCGGAGCGGATTTTCTCCACGCCGTGATCATCATTGAAGAACTGGCCCACTGCAATTTCTCCGGTCTAGGCATCCGCCTTCACAGTGACGTGGTCACGCCGTACCTGCTCGAATACGCCACGGAAGAACAGAAACGGGAATACCTGCCCCGGTGCGTCGCCGGCGAGATCATCACGGCCATCGGCATGTCCGAGCCCGGTACGGGCAGTGATCTCGCGGCAATTCGGACGACGGCGGTCGAACAGGACAACGCGTTCATCATCCATGGACAGAAAACATTCGTCAGCAACGGCGTCAACTGCGACCTGGTCGTTCTGGCCGCCCGTGACCCGAAGGAACCGGCCCCCCACCGGGCCATCGATCTTTACCTGGTTCAGGCGGGAACGCGGGGCTTCGAAAAGGGACGCCGCTTGAAAAAGGTCGGCTGGCATGCCCAGGACACGGCGGAACTCTTCTTTTCCGATTGCCGCGTACCCCGGGCAAACCGCCTCGGCGGCAAGGGCACGGGCTTCGCAAAATTGATGAAGCACCTTCAGCCGGAACGTCTGGTCATCGCGATCTGGGCCGTGGCCGCGGCCGAATTCATGCTGGAGGAAACCATTGCCTATGTCAAAAGGAGGGAGGTCTTCGGGAAACCCCTCGCCCGATACCAGAACACCCTGTTCGAAATCGCCGAAATGGCGACGGAAATCAGGCTGGGACGGAATCACGTCAATGCCCTGATCATGGAACACATGGCGGGGGAAAGCATCGTGATGGATGTGTCCATGGCCAAGTACTGGACGACGGAAATGGCGTTCCGCGTGGCCGATCGCTGCATGCAGCTCTTCGGCGGCTACGGTTATTGCGAGGAGTACCCTATCGCCCGGGCCTGGCGGGACATCCGGGTGAACCGCATCCTGGGGGGAACCAACGAGATCATGAAACTGGTCATCGCGAAAAATCTGGGTTTACAGGAGGGAAAAAAGAGATGAAGCAGAGAAAGGGGCCGGGGCGCATCGTCGTGCTCATTTTGCTGACCCTGAGCCTTGCGGTCATAACGAGTCCGGGCCGGGCCGAATATCCGGAACGGCCGGTGACCCTTCTGGTGGGTTTCGCCCCCGGCGGTTCCCTCGATCTCAGCGCCCGCGCCCTGGCGGCATCGGCGGAAAAGATCCTGGGACAGCCGGTGATCATCGAAAACAAAACCGGCGGAACGGGAACGGTGGCCCTGGCGTCCCTGCTTTCACAAAAGCCCAACGGTTACACCCTGTGCGCGACCCCCAGCTCGGTCCTGAGCCGGGTCTCACAGATACAGCGTGTTCCCTTCAGACCCCTGGCAAGCTTCAGGCCCGTCATCGGCTACGCCGCGCCGCAACTGGGCATTGCCGTCAGAGATGACGCGCCCTGGAAAAACCTCCGGGACCTGATCGACGAGGCAGGGAAAGCCCCCGCAAAAATCAGGTACGCCACGACCGGTGTCGGCAGCACGACCCATGCCGCCGTGGAGGAAATCGCCGCCCGGGCCGGGGTTCAGATGATCCACGTGCCCTACAAGGGAAGCAACGAAGCCATGACGGCCCTCCTTGGGCGCCATGTCGAGTTCGCCTCTCTGACCTCCGAATTCGTGCCGGCGGTCAGGGCAGGTCAGTTACGCCTGCTGGCGACAATGGGTGAGGAAAGATCCCCCACCTTTCGTGAGGTGCCCACCATGAAGGAATCCGGTTATGATTTTGTCACCGACGCGGTGTACGGCATCGTCGCCCCGGCGGGTCTTCCTCCGGGCATCGCCGAAAAACTGGAACAGGCCTTCACGAAAGCGGCGGAGGACAGGCGGTACCTGGAAACCATCAGAAAAATGGACCTGGTCCCGACCCGCTACGACAGTAAAAAATTCGATCTTTTTCTGAGAACCAACTGGAAAACAATCAACCGTCACCTGGTCGGCTCGGGGCTGATCAGGGAAGCGGCGACCCGGCCGGAATAACCGGCTCAACCTGAAACCCCAAACCGATCGGCAGAAAATGGACAAAAAAGAACTTGTCAGCGCCGCCCTCTGGTTGTGCGCCGCCTTGGCCGTCATGGCCGCCTCCCTGCACCTCGGTCTGGGGGTTCTCCGTCATCCGGGGCCGGGGTTCCTCCCTTTCTGGTCCGCCCTTTTGCTGGCCCTCCTGAGCGGTGTCCATATGTGGCGCCACCGGAGGGCTCGGGAAAAAGAACGTCCCCCCGCCGGGGCATGGGTGAACCCACCTGGGCCGGCCGCGGCCTGGACGACAGCCGTCCTGATCCTTTATGCCCTGGCCCTTCCGCAACTGGGCTACCTTCCCGCCACCTTCGGCCTGATGGTCGCCCTGTTTTCCATGGGCAAGCTGAAACTTCGGACCGCCGTTTCCGGAGCCGTTCTCGCTTCCGTTCTGACCTTCATCCTTTTTGATCTGTTCCTGAGAGTGCCCTTCCCCCGGGGTCTTTTCGCTTTCTGACTGTTCGCCCATGGACCTGATATTAAACAATATTCACGGCGTGTTTCAGGGTTTCGCCGTCGCGTTGCAACCGGAACATCTCTTTTTCATCTTCACCGGCTGTTTTCTGGGGACCCTGGTCGGCGTTCTTCCCGGTATCGGGCCGGTGGGCGCCATTTCGATCGTGTTGCCCATCACCTTTCAGATGTCGCCCACCGCCGCGGTCATCATGCTGGCCGGAATCTATTACGGAGTCATGTACGGGGGGTCGACCACCTCCATCCTGCTCAACGTGCCTGGTGAAGCCGCCTCGGTCGTGACCTGCCTGGACGGCTATCAGATGGCCCGCCAAGGCCGCGCGGGACCGGCCCTGAGCATGGCCGCCGTGGGTTCGTTCCTTGCGGGCACCCTGGGCCTGGTCGGCCTGCAGTTGATCGCGGCGCCGCTGGCCGATGTCGCTTTGAAATTCGGACCGCCTGAATATTTCGCGATCATTCTGGTCGGATTCATCTTCATCGTCCGCCTGACGGGGGGCCCGGTCATCAAGAGC belongs to Deltaproteobacteria bacterium and includes:
- a CDS encoding acyl-CoA dehydrogenase, translated to MRSLPFKEEHRIFRDSFRRFLQREVVPHIEAWEEAGIVPRDLWEKMGRMGFLCTAVPERYGGAGADFLHAVIIIEELAHCNFSGLGIRLHSDVVTPYLLEYATEEQKREYLPRCVAGEIITAIGMSEPGTGSDLAAIRTTAVEQDNAFIIHGQKTFVSNGVNCDLVVLAARDPKEPAPHRAIDLYLVQAGTRGFEKGRRLKKVGWHAQDTAELFFSDCRVPRANRLGGKGTGFAKLMKHLQPERLVIAIWAVAAAEFMLEETIAYVKRREVFGKPLARYQNTLFEIAEMATEIRLGRNHVNALIMEHMAGESIVMDVSMAKYWTTEMAFRVADRCMQLFGGYGYCEEYPIARAWRDIRVNRILGGTNEIMKLVIAKNLGLQEGKKR
- a CDS encoding tripartite tricarboxylate transporter TctB family protein, translating into MDKKELVSAALWLCAALAVMAASLHLGLGVLRHPGPGFLPFWSALLLALLSGVHMWRHRRAREKERPPAGAWVNPPGPAAAWTTAVLILYALALPQLGYLPATFGLMVALFSMGKLKLRTAVSGAVLASVLTFILFDLFLRVPFPRGLFAF
- a CDS encoding tripartite tricarboxylate transporter substrate binding protein, coding for MKQRKGPGRIVVLILLTLSLAVITSPGRAEYPERPVTLLVGFAPGGSLDLSARALAASAEKILGQPVIIENKTGGTGTVALASLLSQKPNGYTLCATPSSVLSRVSQIQRVPFRPLASFRPVIGYAAPQLGIAVRDDAPWKNLRDLIDEAGKAPAKIRYATTGVGSTTHAAVEEIAARAGVQMIHVPYKGSNEAMTALLGRHVEFASLTSEFVPAVRAGQLRLLATMGEERSPTFREVPTMKESGYDFVTDAVYGIVAPAGLPPGIAEKLEQAFTKAAEDRRYLETIRKMDLVPTRYDSKKFDLFLRTNWKTINRHLVGSGLIREAATRPE